A section of the Gloeobacter violaceus PCC 7421 genome encodes:
- a CDS encoding type II secretion system F family protein has translation MPQFKYRVRDYRGTAIEETVEADSAVTLRTRLREQGMYVLQIAEVQPSALQGAFSLEALQTATTRITIRDKSLFARQLAAMTSAGVSLVRSLTVLEEQSTNRKLKKVLTQVSFDVQQGSSLAASMRKFPQAFDNLFVAMIQAGEAGGLLDQVLDRLSKLLEDQDRLQRQVRSALAYPVTVLILAVIIFLAMVTFILPVFKDIFKQLGGELPAFTQTLMGLSELLQNPFAWAFLIVAGSGITWLYRRYNNSPGGRRVVDRIKLALPLFGDLIQKASVARFCRTFGSLVRSGVPILSALEIVRDTAGNAVIADAVDEARRVIREGSLISPTLKKEKAFPPMAVQMISVGEESGELDSMLMKVADFYESEVEQAVKALTSLLEPIMIVVLGGLVGSVILAMYLPLFTVFDLIK, from the coding sequence ATGCCGCAATTCAAGTACCGCGTGCGCGACTACCGGGGGACCGCCATCGAGGAGACCGTCGAGGCCGACAGCGCCGTCACGCTGCGCACGCGCCTGCGCGAGCAGGGCATGTACGTGCTGCAGATTGCCGAGGTCCAGCCGAGCGCCCTGCAGGGGGCTTTTTCGCTGGAGGCGCTCCAGACGGCCACCACCCGCATCACCATCCGCGACAAGTCGCTGTTTGCCCGTCAGCTCGCGGCGATGACCAGCGCCGGCGTCTCGCTGGTGCGCTCGCTGACGGTGCTCGAAGAGCAGTCGACCAACCGCAAGCTCAAAAAAGTGCTCACCCAGGTGAGCTTCGACGTCCAGCAGGGCAGCAGCCTTGCCGCCTCGATGCGCAAGTTTCCCCAGGCTTTCGACAACCTGTTCGTGGCGATGATCCAGGCGGGCGAAGCCGGGGGGCTGCTCGATCAGGTGCTCGACCGGCTCTCCAAGTTGCTTGAAGACCAAGACCGTCTGCAGCGGCAGGTGCGATCCGCCCTCGCCTATCCGGTTACGGTGCTTATCCTCGCGGTGATTATTTTCCTGGCGATGGTGACGTTCATCCTGCCGGTCTTCAAGGACATCTTCAAGCAACTCGGGGGCGAATTACCCGCCTTTACCCAGACGTTGATGGGCCTGAGCGAACTGCTGCAAAACCCGTTTGCCTGGGCGTTTTTGATTGTCGCCGGCAGTGGGATCACCTGGCTGTACCGGCGCTACAACAATTCCCCCGGCGGCAGGCGGGTGGTCGACCGCATCAAGCTTGCTCTGCCTTTGTTTGGCGATTTGATTCAAAAAGCCTCGGTGGCTCGCTTCTGCCGCACGTTCGGCTCGCTGGTGCGATCCGGGGTGCCTATCCTCAGTGCCCTGGAGATCGTCCGCGACACCGCCGGCAATGCCGTGATCGCCGACGCCGTGGATGAAGCGCGCCGGGTGATCCGCGAAGGCAGTCTGATTAGCCCCACCCTCAAAAAAGAAAAAGCCTTTCCGCCCATGGCAGTACAGATGATCAGCGTCGGCGAAGAGTCGGGCGAACTCGACAGCATGCTGATGAAAGTCGCCGATTTCTACGAATCGGAAGTCGAGCAGGCGGTCAAGGCGCTTACCAGTTTGCTGGAGCCCATCATGATCGTGGTACTCGGGGGACTGGTGGGCTCGGTCATTCTGGCGATGTACCTGCCGCTGTTTACGGTCTTCGACTTGATCAAGTAG
- a CDS encoding nucleotidyl transferase AbiEii/AbiGii toxin family protein has product MLGSGDNTTAHLEEVFREICTLEVEADGLDLKANTVRSRVLKEGQKYEGVRLEFEACLGKIRIPIQIDIGFGDHVYPSPQSTEYPTILPTSAKPRLRAYPAETVVAEKFQAMVELGIGNSRMKDFYDLWFLCRDFQFEGETLRLAIKGTFERRDTALPVATPLALTRQFTDDVAKKAQWAAFLKKGRLRMQPQELAQVACELERFLMPPALAGSQTAPFKLCWPPGGPWRPTAVKP; this is encoded by the coding sequence TTGTTGGGGTCTGGAGACAACACGACCGCCCATCTGGAGGAGGTTTTCCGGGAAATTTGCACGCTGGAAGTGGAAGCGGATGGCCTCGACTTGAAGGCGAATACCGTTCGTTCACGGGTGCTCAAAGAAGGACAGAAGTACGAAGGGGTAAGGCTGGAGTTCGAGGCGTGCCTGGGAAAAATCCGGATCCCTATCCAGATTGACATCGGTTTTGGAGACCACGTTTATCCTTCTCCTCAATCCACTGAGTACCCGACAATCCTTCCGACATCTGCAAAACCCCGCCTTCGCGCCTACCCGGCTGAAACCGTGGTAGCGGAGAAATTCCAGGCAATGGTGGAGTTGGGTATCGGTAACAGCCGGATGAAAGACTTCTACGATCTGTGGTTTCTGTGCCGAGACTTCCAATTTGAAGGAGAAACCCTGCGCTTGGCAATCAAAGGGACTTTCGAGCGACGCGATACAGCGCTGCCGGTTGCCACACCTCTGGCCCTGACGAGGCAGTTCACGGATGATGTGGCCAAGAAGGCCCAATGGGCAGCATTCCTCAAAAAGGGACGCTTAAGAATGCAACCGCAGGAGTTGGCTCAAGTGGCTTGTGAACTAGAGCGGTTTCTCATGCCTCCGGCGCTGGCCGGATCGCAAACAGCTCCGTTCAAGCTGTGCTGGCCGCCGGGCGGCCCCTGGCGCCCCACCGCAGTCAAGCCCTGA
- a CDS encoding GspE/PulE family protein, with translation MASAQRLFELKIRYGVAAFDPGGVDPVRLRRLVESWLSIESCAHYRLLPVREEEGVLAVAMVDPERLEALDELQRRGRLRGLALRRLAIDAQDFATLLAACQAAPMGTDPESAAGELEAPVVRLSSQILDRAVAEGASDIHIEPQPAGVRVRLRRDGVLHEAGEPLSAELGLALVSRFKILSELDIAERRLPQDGRLHRRVGERAVDFRVSTLPGRFGEKVVLRLLDNAATRLGLDQLIGEAGTLTAVRELIRRPHGLFLVTGPTGCGKTTTLYAALAERNEPGVNIATAEDPVEYTLAGITQVQVIREKGLDFARILRALLRQDPDVVLVGETRDRETAQTAIEAALTGHLVLTSLHTNDAAGAVARLRELGVAPYLIASALVGVLAQRLLRRLCGECKEAYVPPPERLARFGLTGGTYFRVRGQRGAACPGCGGVGYKGRVGVYEIMSLGEHLRQLIGREATTQTLREAAAGGGMRSLLAGSLDLARAGVTSLEEVERVTLSDTDQAGSPAAASHPICRGCGGELHSEWPACPYCTLPRID, from the coding sequence GCCCGTGCGCGAGGAGGAGGGGGTGCTGGCCGTGGCGATGGTCGATCCTGAGCGCCTCGAAGCCCTCGACGAACTGCAGCGGCGGGGGCGGTTGCGCGGTCTCGCCCTGCGCCGTCTTGCCATCGACGCCCAGGATTTTGCCACGTTGCTTGCAGCCTGCCAGGCAGCGCCGATGGGGACGGATCCGGAGTCGGCGGCGGGCGAGCTGGAGGCGCCCGTGGTGCGGCTTTCCTCCCAGATTCTCGATCGGGCGGTGGCGGAAGGGGCCTCCGACATCCACATCGAACCGCAGCCCGCCGGGGTGCGCGTCCGCCTGCGCAGGGACGGTGTCCTGCACGAGGCCGGCGAACCGCTGAGCGCCGAGCTGGGATTGGCGCTGGTGTCGCGCTTCAAGATCCTCTCGGAACTGGATATTGCCGAGCGCCGTCTGCCCCAAGACGGCCGTTTGCACCGCCGCGTCGGGGAGCGGGCCGTCGATTTTCGCGTCTCGACGTTGCCGGGGCGCTTCGGAGAGAAAGTGGTGCTGAGGCTGCTCGACAACGCCGCCACCCGCTTGGGGCTCGACCAGTTGATTGGCGAGGCCGGGACGCTCACGGCGGTGCGCGAATTGATTCGTCGCCCCCACGGGCTGTTTCTGGTCACCGGTCCCACCGGCTGCGGCAAGACGACCACCCTCTACGCGGCGCTTGCCGAGCGCAACGAGCCGGGGGTCAACATCGCCACCGCCGAAGATCCGGTGGAGTACACCCTGGCGGGGATCACCCAGGTGCAGGTAATCCGCGAGAAGGGCCTCGATTTTGCCCGCATCCTGCGCGCGCTGCTCCGCCAAGATCCCGACGTCGTGCTGGTGGGGGAGACCCGCGACCGCGAGACCGCCCAGACCGCCATCGAAGCGGCCCTCACCGGTCACCTGGTGCTCACCAGCCTGCACACCAACGACGCGGCCGGAGCGGTGGCGCGCCTCAGGGAGCTGGGGGTGGCCCCCTATTTGATTGCCAGTGCCCTGGTGGGCGTGCTCGCCCAGCGGCTGTTGCGCCGGCTTTGCGGCGAATGCAAAGAGGCGTATGTACCGCCTCCTGAGCGCCTCGCCCGCTTTGGCCTCACAGGCGGGACGTACTTTCGAGTGCGGGGGCAGAGGGGAGCAGCCTGCCCCGGCTGCGGCGGCGTAGGTTATAAAGGGCGCGTCGGAGTTTACGAAATCATGTCCCTGGGAGAACACCTGCGCCAACTGATCGGCCGCGAAGCCACCACCCAGACGCTGCGCGAGGCGGCGGCGGGGGGCGGGATGCGTTCGCTGCTGGCAGGTTCTCTAGATCTGGCGCGCGCGGGGGTGACCAGCCTGGAGGAAGTCGAGCGCGTCACCCTGTCCGACACCGACCAAGCGGGAAGCCCCGCGGCCGCGAGCCACCCCATCTGCCGCGGCTGCGGCGGCGAGTTGCACAGCGAATGGCCCGCCTGTCCCTACTGCACTTTGCCCCGGATCGATTAG
- a CDS encoding type IV pilus twitching motility protein PilT produces the protein MPVPTIQQLMQTVVDWSGSDLHIAAGMPPCIRAGGKLRFAGESPLAPDDTQAMIFSLLTPGQRQHLEAHWELDFSHGIGATRFRINVYKDKGHYAAALRALSSKIPAIDELGLPPVMRDIADRPRGLVLVTGPTGSGKTTTLASLIDYINTSRSEHILTVEDPIEYLFVPKKSFINQRQLGEDTKSFANALRAALREDPDVILVGEMRDLETIQLAITAAETGHLVFATLHTSSAAQTVDRMVDVFPPAQQQQIRVQLSNSLVAVFAQTLIPRADAGSGIQSRCLAQEIMIVTPAIANLIREGKTSQIYSAIQTGGNLGMKTLETSLRDLYAAGRISYENALARTSRPEEFQRIAGAPPAAGRPAVGPGGGGGSRPSFTQPITNR, from the coding sequence ATGCCCGTACCGACCATCCAGCAACTGATGCAGACCGTCGTCGACTGGTCGGGATCCGACCTGCACATCGCTGCCGGGATGCCGCCGTGCATCCGCGCCGGGGGCAAATTGCGCTTTGCGGGTGAATCGCCCCTCGCTCCCGACGACACCCAGGCGATGATCTTCAGCCTGCTCACCCCCGGCCAGCGCCAACACCTCGAAGCGCACTGGGAATTGGATTTCTCCCACGGTATCGGTGCCACCCGCTTTCGCATCAATGTCTACAAGGACAAGGGCCACTACGCCGCCGCCCTGCGTGCCCTCAGCTCGAAGATCCCGGCCATCGACGAATTGGGCCTGCCGCCGGTGATGCGCGATATCGCCGACCGGCCCCGCGGATTGGTGCTGGTCACCGGTCCCACCGGCTCGGGCAAGACGACCACCCTCGCTTCGCTCATCGACTACATCAACACCAGCCGATCCGAACACATCCTCACCGTCGAAGATCCGATCGAGTATCTGTTCGTGCCCAAAAAGTCCTTTATCAACCAGCGCCAGTTGGGCGAGGATACCAAGAGTTTTGCCAACGCCCTGCGCGCCGCCCTGCGCGAGGATCCGGACGTCATCCTCGTCGGTGAGATGCGCGATCTGGAGACGATCCAGCTGGCGATCACCGCCGCCGAGACGGGCCACCTGGTCTTTGCCACCCTGCACACCTCCTCCGCCGCCCAGACGGTCGACCGCATGGTCGATGTCTTCCCGCCCGCCCAGCAGCAGCAAATCCGCGTACAGCTTTCCAATTCGCTGGTGGCGGTCTTCGCCCAAACGCTGATCCCGCGCGCCGACGCCGGCAGCGGCATCCAGTCGCGCTGCCTGGCGCAGGAGATCATGATCGTCACCCCTGCCATCGCCAACCTCATCCGCGAGGGCAAGACCAGCCAGATCTACTCGGCCATCCAGACCGGCGGCAATCTGGGCATGAAGACCCTGGAGACATCCCTGCGCGACCTGTACGCGGCGGGCCGGATTTCCTACGAGAACGCCCTCGCCCGCACCTCCAGGCCCGAGGAGTTCCAGCGCATAGCCGGAGCCCCCCCGGCGGCGGGCCGTCCGGCCGTCGGCCCCGGCGGCGGCGGTGGTTCCCGCCCCTCGTTCACCCAGCCCATCACCAACCGCTAA
- a CDS encoding Uma2 family endonuclease, with protein sequence MVAVSERRFMVAEYHRILEAGVFGLDENIELLQGRILSMPPQGPLHAAVVRRLLQALLALGYPLGQLLSEQPIALSADSEPVPDVFLVEPDPEGLDYEGGHPTPDRVLLVIEVAASTLAADLSIKARAYAAAGIPRYWVVDVENARLYEHTLPVAEGYANVVVRNRQESLALPNGARLEMGLLFRR encoded by the coding sequence GTGGTCGCTGTATCGGAACGCCGTTTTATGGTTGCTGAGTATCACCGGATTCTCGAAGCCGGGGTGTTCGGACTGGACGAGAACATCGAACTGCTGCAAGGACGCATCCTGTCTATGCCCCCGCAAGGCCCACTGCACGCCGCGGTGGTGCGGCGTCTCCTGCAAGCGCTTCTGGCCCTGGGCTACCCACTCGGTCAACTCCTCTCCGAGCAGCCGATCGCTTTGAGCGCGGACAGCGAACCTGTCCCGGATGTGTTTCTGGTCGAGCCCGACCCGGAAGGACTGGATTACGAAGGTGGACACCCTACTCCAGACCGGGTGCTGCTGGTGATCGAAGTTGCGGCCTCCACTCTGGCTGCAGACCTCTCGATCAAGGCCCGCGCCTACGCAGCGGCGGGCATCCCGCGCTACTGGGTGGTGGATGTCGAAAACGCCAGGCTTTACGAACACACGCTGCCTGTCGCCGAAGGCTACGCAAATGTGGTAGTTCGCAACCGTCAGGAATCCCTCGCACTGCCCAATGGCGCCCGTCTTGAGATGGGCCTCCTGTTCAGGCGCTAA